A single region of the Lysinibacillus sp. B2A1 genome encodes:
- a CDS encoding tryptophan transporter, which produces MNTKNLVLMALLVGVGAALYLVTPGMVNGMKPDFMLTMMFIGILLFPTIKETFLLSLATGVLSGLFTTFPAGLVPNIIDKAVTGFVFLAILIALKKLANNFAVSAVLVGVGTILSGTVFLTVALSVFNANVGATFAMLFVGVVLPAVAFNVIAFVIIYPIVVKLLKRSKFNTAISQI; this is translated from the coding sequence ATGAATACAAAGAATTTAGTTTTAATGGCACTTTTGGTCGGTGTCGGTGCAGCACTTTACTTAGTCACACCAGGTATGGTAAATGGCATGAAGCCCGATTTCATGCTAACAATGATGTTTATCGGGATATTACTGTTCCCTACTATTAAAGAAACATTTTTACTTTCTTTAGCAACAGGTGTTCTATCAGGACTATTTACAACATTTCCTGCCGGTCTTGTTCCAAATATTATCGATAAGGCTGTTACTGGTTTCGTCTTTTTAGCCATTTTAATCGCCCTAAAAAAACTGGCAAACAATTTTGCAGTATCAGCTGTCTTAGTAGGTGTAGGAACAATATTATCAGGTACGGTATTCTTAACGGTAGCACTTTCTGTATTCAATGCCAATGTTGGTGCAACATTTGCTATGCTTTTTGTAGGTGTTGTCTTACCTGCTGTAGCATTTAATGTGATTGCTTTCGTTATTATTTATCCAATTGTTGTAAAATTATTAAAGCGTTCTAAATTCAACACAGCTATTTCTCAAATTTAA
- a CDS encoding gas vesicle protein — translation MKAKPFLFGLVTGIVGGTIAVLFSTPQSGRQLRTNLRENAEISKVKLFEVKHQVNNVKQSVNSLTNEVKNNIPQIINELKQTITTFSNEIEPTKNNLQQEIEALQNTISEIEKNVAQFTEKKKKPQEKISD, via the coding sequence ATGAAAGCAAAACCATTTTTATTTGGACTAGTTACTGGCATTGTGGGAGGGACTATTGCTGTACTTTTCTCTACTCCTCAATCAGGTAGACAATTGCGCACTAATTTGCGAGAAAATGCTGAAATCTCAAAGGTCAAACTTTTCGAAGTTAAACATCAGGTTAATAATGTTAAACAGTCAGTTAATTCCTTAACAAATGAAGTCAAAAATAATATACCGCAAATAATAAATGAATTAAAACAAACAATTACTACATTTTCAAACGAAATCGAACCAACAAAAAATAATTTACAACAAGAAATAGAGGCATTACAGAATACAATTAGCGAAATCGAGAAAAACGTTGCACAATTCACAGAAAAAAAGAAAAAACCGCAAGAAAAAATAAGCGACTAA